A single region of the Streptomyces sp. ITFR-16 genome encodes:
- a CDS encoding MarR family winged helix-turn-helix transcriptional regulator: MAERGGAAPAQAAEAPGAGFELPLLLFAGFRSVIDALHRELAEQGHPDMRPAYGYALQAVGWDGSTASEIGRRLGVSKQAAGKTVEKLEALGYVERVDDPHDGRRKLVRLSPRGADVLARSAEGFDRLRAEWVRALGAERVRALESDLRTMVPADTFRLDVAAWFNG; encoded by the coding sequence ATGGCTGAGCGAGGAGGTGCGGCCCCGGCACAGGCCGCGGAGGCGCCCGGCGCGGGCTTCGAGCTGCCCCTGCTGCTGTTCGCCGGATTCCGGTCGGTCATCGACGCGCTGCACCGCGAACTGGCCGAGCAGGGCCACCCCGACATGCGCCCGGCATACGGGTACGCGCTTCAGGCGGTGGGCTGGGACGGGTCGACCGCCAGTGAGATCGGCCGCCGGCTCGGCGTCTCCAAGCAGGCCGCGGGCAAGACCGTCGAGAAGCTGGAGGCCCTCGGCTACGTGGAGCGCGTCGACGATCCGCACGACGGCCGCCGCAAGCTCGTCCGGCTGTCCCCGCGCGGGGCCGACGTGCTCGCCCGGTCCGCCGAGGGCTTCGACCGGCTGCGGGCCGAGTGGGTCCGCGCGCTCGGGGCCGAGCGCGTCCGCGCCCTGGAGTCCGACCTGCGCACGATGGTCCCGGCGGACACCTTCCGGCTCGATGTCGCGGCCTGGTTCAACGGCTGA
- a CDS encoding TetR/AcrR family transcriptional regulator: MTTGVRRRMGVEERRQQLIGVALELFSHRSPDEVSIDEIAAAAGISRPLVYHYFPGKQSLYEAALRRAADELATRFLEPREGPLGARLLRVMGRFFDFVDEHGPGFAALMRGGPAVGSSTANAMIDGVRQAACEQILAHLGVEEPPARLELVVRSWVSLAESTALIWLDGRRIPRAELEMQLVHDFAALAAVSAAYNEEMAGIVLRVLAQEPVDGPFGDLLLRLSSLAPAVPAVPPQRLP, translated from the coding sequence ATGACGACCGGGGTGCGGCGCAGGATGGGCGTCGAGGAGCGCAGACAGCAGCTGATCGGTGTCGCGCTGGAGTTGTTCAGTCACCGGTCCCCGGACGAGGTGTCCATCGACGAGATCGCGGCGGCCGCCGGGATCTCGCGACCGCTGGTCTACCACTACTTCCCGGGCAAGCAGAGCCTGTACGAGGCGGCGCTGCGCCGGGCGGCCGACGAGCTGGCGACCCGCTTCCTGGAGCCGCGCGAAGGGCCGCTGGGCGCACGGCTGTTGCGGGTGATGGGCCGGTTCTTCGACTTCGTGGACGAGCACGGGCCCGGGTTCGCCGCGCTGATGCGGGGCGGCCCGGCCGTGGGCTCCTCGACGGCCAACGCGATGATCGACGGGGTGCGCCAGGCGGCCTGCGAGCAGATCCTGGCCCATCTGGGCGTCGAGGAGCCGCCCGCCCGGCTGGAGTTGGTCGTCCGGTCCTGGGTCTCGCTCGCCGAGTCGACGGCCCTGATCTGGCTGGACGGGCGGCGCATCCCGCGCGCGGAGCTGGAGATGCAGCTCGTGCACGACTTCGCGGCGCTGGCCGCCGTGAGCGCCGCGTACAACGAGGAGATGGCCGGCATCGTACTGCGGGTCCTGGCGCAGGAGCCGGTGGACGGGCCGTTCGGGGACCTGCTGCTGCGGCTCTCCTCGCTGGCGCCCGCCGTACCGGCCGTGCCCCCGCAGCGGCTGCCCTGA
- a CDS encoding regulator, whose amino-acid sequence MASNIPEETSSFVGRGAELVGLEHALATGRLTTLTGTGGVGKTRLAVRAAVRAEPGYRDGVRWADLAPLHDDELLLATVSDAVGLSDHTLRMPIDVLCEWLADKQLLLVLDSCEHLRPACAHLLGEILTTSPGLTVLATSRQPLDIKGEQLVEVEPLPVEGAADALTLFRERAGAAAPGTPFDEPATAAAAAEVCRRLEGIPLAIELAAAAVGRQSVQEIAHRLGHRLDVFADASLRPVRHRTLRTTIGWSHELCAPLERLLWARLTVLRGDFDEDTAATVCAGGPLTRDGVRAALRGLVAKSVVVRDGVRHRMLDTLREYGRMWLAELGEERAAADRHAACFLQLARSAHAGWTGDDQILWYHRIAESHADLCAALDHLLAHDTAAAQEMAGRIGFFWCCCGHLPQTRGYAQRALDAGPARGPHRTRALWVLGICLLLQGDHRAAERTGEECTRAAAEDGTDEGVLAAAYLRGLTHLMTGEPEKGLREAERVLRATGAGTPLESAYRLRCHLITVFALTGLGRLDEAGEAAAVLRAACEAQDECWTRSYADYQLALIALLQGRAEPAAAHARSMLAGKHRLRDSFGIALGLDILAAAIAAQGEGARAARVYGTGHVYWRMVGHPQRGTPELGPLREACERQAREAVGDAAYLRAFEQGRADSAEAGLALALHGELLT is encoded by the coding sequence GGGGGCGGAGCTGGTCGGGCTCGAACACGCCCTCGCCACCGGTCGGCTGACCACCCTCACCGGCACCGGCGGGGTCGGCAAGACCCGGCTGGCCGTCCGCGCGGCCGTACGCGCCGAGCCCGGCTACCGCGACGGCGTCCGCTGGGCCGACCTCGCCCCCCTCCACGACGACGAACTCCTCCTGGCCACCGTCTCCGACGCGGTCGGGCTCAGCGACCACACCCTGCGCATGCCCATCGACGTGCTGTGCGAATGGCTCGCCGACAAGCAGCTCCTGCTCGTCCTGGACTCCTGCGAACACCTGCGCCCGGCCTGCGCCCACCTCCTCGGCGAGATCCTCACCACCTCGCCCGGCCTCACCGTCCTGGCCACCAGCCGCCAGCCCCTGGACATCAAGGGCGAGCAGCTCGTCGAGGTGGAGCCGCTGCCCGTCGAGGGCGCCGCCGACGCGCTCACCCTCTTCCGCGAACGGGCCGGGGCCGCCGCCCCCGGCACCCCCTTCGACGAACCCGCCACCGCTGCCGCCGCCGCCGAGGTCTGCCGCCGCCTCGAAGGCATCCCGCTCGCCATCGAACTCGCCGCCGCCGCCGTGGGACGCCAGAGCGTCCAGGAGATCGCCCACCGGCTCGGCCACCGCCTCGACGTGTTCGCCGACGCCTCGCTCCGGCCGGTGCGCCACCGCACTCTGCGCACCACCATCGGCTGGTCCCACGAACTGTGCGCGCCCCTGGAACGGCTCCTCTGGGCCCGGCTCACCGTCCTGCGCGGCGACTTCGACGAGGACACGGCCGCCACGGTCTGCGCCGGCGGACCGCTCACCCGCGACGGCGTCCGGGCGGCACTGCGCGGACTGGTCGCCAAGTCCGTCGTCGTCCGCGACGGGGTACGCCACCGCATGCTGGACACCCTCCGTGAGTACGGCCGGATGTGGCTGGCCGAACTCGGCGAGGAACGCGCAGCCGCCGACCGCCACGCCGCCTGCTTCCTCCAGCTGGCCCGCAGCGCCCACGCCGGCTGGACCGGCGACGACCAGATCCTCTGGTACCACCGCATCGCCGAGTCGCACGCCGACCTGTGCGCCGCCCTCGACCACCTCCTGGCGCACGACACCGCGGCGGCCCAGGAGATGGCCGGCCGCATCGGCTTCTTCTGGTGCTGCTGCGGCCACCTCCCGCAGACCCGGGGCTACGCCCAGCGCGCCCTGGACGCCGGCCCGGCCCGGGGCCCCCACCGCACCCGCGCCCTGTGGGTCCTCGGCATCTGCCTGCTGCTCCAGGGCGACCACCGCGCCGCCGAGCGGACCGGCGAGGAGTGCACCCGGGCGGCGGCCGAGGACGGCACCGACGAGGGCGTGCTCGCCGCCGCCTATCTGCGCGGCCTCACCCATCTGATGACCGGCGAGCCGGAGAAGGGGCTGCGGGAGGCCGAGCGGGTGCTGCGCGCCACCGGGGCCGGCACCCCGCTGGAGTCGGCCTACCGGCTGCGCTGCCATCTGATCACCGTCTTCGCGCTCACCGGACTCGGCCGGCTCGACGAGGCCGGTGAGGCCGCCGCCGTCCTGCGCGCCGCCTGCGAGGCCCAGGACGAGTGCTGGACCCGCAGCTACGCCGACTACCAACTCGCCCTGATCGCCCTGCTCCAGGGCCGCGCCGAACCGGCCGCCGCGCACGCCAGGTCCATGCTGGCGGGCAAGCACCGGCTCCGCGACAGCTTCGGCATCGCCCTCGGCCTGGACATCCTGGCCGCCGCGATCGCCGCCCAGGGCGAGGGGGCCCGCGCCGCCCGCGTGTACGGCACCGGACACGTCTACTGGCGGATGGTCGGCCACCCCCAGCGCGGCACCCCCGAACTGGGCCCGCTGCGCGAGGCGTGCGAACGGCAGGCCCGCGAGGCCGTCGGCGACGCCGCGTATCTGCGCGCCTTCGAACAGGGCCGGGCGGACAGCGCGGAGGCGGGCCTCGCCCTCGCGCTGCACGGCGAACTGCTCACCTAG
- a CDS encoding metal-dependent hydrolase, with protein sequence MSNTQPAAVASERTPLKARRVSFAWDRTPLHWVPGDPFTTHTINVLHLLLPAGERWFIHVYRQVLPYIHDEELRQDVIGFIGQEAMHSQAHDDVLPHLKEQGLDPTPYTAQVDWLFEKLLGDRTLPPGRARKWWLMERVATIAAIEHYTAFLGDWILNADELDRRGADPTMLDLLRWHGAEEVEHRSVAFDVFMHVDGGYRRRVRTWATAFSALAFLWQRGARFFMENDPSLLDGKASFGQFYRSGRHGTLPSTPSMLRSIPRYLSRSYHPSQEGSTAQAVDYLTRSPAAVAAEARTTEAR encoded by the coding sequence ATGTCTAACACGCAGCCAGCGGCGGTCGCGTCGGAGCGGACCCCCCTCAAGGCCCGGCGGGTCTCCTTCGCCTGGGACCGGACCCCCCTGCACTGGGTGCCGGGCGACCCGTTCACCACGCACACCATCAATGTGCTCCACCTCCTGCTCCCGGCCGGGGAACGCTGGTTCATCCACGTCTACCGCCAGGTGCTCCCGTACATCCATGACGAGGAGCTGCGGCAGGACGTCATCGGGTTCATCGGCCAGGAGGCGATGCACTCCCAGGCCCACGACGACGTGCTCCCGCACCTCAAGGAGCAGGGCCTCGACCCGACCCCGTACACCGCGCAGGTCGACTGGCTCTTCGAGAAGCTGCTCGGCGACCGGACGCTGCCGCCGGGCCGGGCCCGCAAGTGGTGGCTGATGGAGCGGGTGGCGACGATCGCGGCGATCGAGCACTACACCGCCTTCCTCGGCGACTGGATCCTGAACGCCGACGAACTGGACCGGCGCGGCGCCGACCCCACCATGCTGGACCTGCTGCGCTGGCACGGCGCGGAGGAGGTCGAGCACCGCTCGGTCGCCTTCGACGTGTTCATGCATGTCGACGGCGGGTACCGGCGGCGGGTGCGGACCTGGGCGACGGCGTTCTCCGCACTGGCCTTCCTCTGGCAGCGCGGCGCCCGCTTCTTCATGGAGAACGATCCGAGCCTGCTGGACGGCAAGGCGTCCTTCGGGCAGTTCTACCGCAGCGGCCGGCACGGCACCCTGCCGAGCACCCCGTCGATGCTGCGGTCCATCCCGCGCTATCTCAGCCGCTCGTACCACCCCTCGCAGGAGGGCAGCACGGCGCAGGCCGTCGACTACCTCACCCGCTCGCCCGCCGCGGTCGCGGCCGAGGCCCGTACGACGGAAGCCCGTTGA
- a CDS encoding carboxymuconolactone decarboxylase family protein: protein MSVTRFPDHTLESAPAAARATMAAVERKQGYLPVGVTRLASAPELLNGFLKVSALFESTTLDPLAREVVIMTMATRNGCHLCVAMHTARLTALDADAALLAALRDGNPLPDERLEAVRQFTLAVLATNGAVDDAALDAFLAHGHTSRNALEVVLGIGAYTMSTLANRMTDAPVDPQLAAFA from the coding sequence ATGTCCGTGACCCGCTTTCCCGACCACACCCTCGAATCCGCCCCCGCCGCCGCCCGCGCCACCATGGCCGCCGTGGAGCGGAAGCAGGGCTACCTGCCCGTCGGCGTCACCCGGCTCGCCTCGGCGCCGGAGCTGCTCAACGGCTTCCTGAAGGTGAGCGCGCTCTTCGAGTCGACCACCCTGGACCCGCTCGCCCGGGAGGTCGTGATCATGACGATGGCCACCCGCAACGGCTGCCACCTCTGCGTGGCGATGCACACCGCCAGGCTCACCGCGCTCGACGCGGACGCCGCCCTCCTCGCCGCACTCCGCGACGGGAACCCGCTGCCGGACGAACGGCTGGAGGCGGTACGGCAGTTCACCCTCGCGGTGCTCGCGACCAACGGGGCCGTCGACGACGCCGCGCTCGACGCCTTCCTGGCGCACGGCCACACCTCCCGCAACGCGCTGGAAGTGGTCCTGGGCATCGGCGCCTACACCATGTCGACACTGGCCAACCGGATGACGGACGCGCCCGTCGACCCCCAACTGGCCGCGTTCGCCTGA
- a CDS encoding DUF1996 domain-containing protein, with protein MGRTSRKKRSTLANRAIIASAALILGGGGLAAVNVYASAGEGSAGSPHGRHWQQPVRQASTIDCPEVVDAIPEVPAPARAEVDRELAAMDTQITDAYREFADRRDRMAREPGLAENTVLGPLRARRTASIDRIATAIGRSAKRPERLGSLAPCSMRADDDPPEPSQDPSQDPSQAPSQDPGNGGDGNGDGRDPAPSGNGPEDSDFVDIQSVQPDAGRPARLRGASRGTFTTECGRNENGKFNPDNVIAAPGVSNGAHHMHDYVGNQATDAFAGDDELAAGDTTCRNQGDRSTYYWPVLRLQNGADENDADADGGGRDQNTGEIQTPAQVTLKFTGNPTGKVTAMPRFLRIITGDAKAFTNGDANANASWSCTGFEDRQLKDKYPICPQGSQVVRSFAFQSCRDGQNTDSANHRTHVAFAQDDGRCPEGFRAIPQLVQRIVYDVPPGPGFAVDSFPEQLHKPVTDHGDFINVFDARLMRKVVSCINSGRTCR; from the coding sequence ATGGGACGCACATCGCGCAAGAAACGCTCCACCCTGGCCAACCGGGCGATCATCGCCTCGGCCGCACTGATCCTGGGCGGGGGTGGGCTGGCCGCGGTCAACGTCTACGCCTCTGCGGGCGAGGGGTCCGCCGGCTCCCCGCACGGCCGGCACTGGCAGCAGCCGGTCCGCCAGGCCTCCACCATCGACTGCCCGGAGGTGGTCGACGCGATCCCCGAGGTGCCGGCACCCGCGCGGGCGGAGGTGGACCGGGAACTGGCCGCCATGGACACCCAGATCACCGACGCCTACCGGGAGTTCGCCGACCGCAGGGACCGGATGGCCCGGGAGCCCGGTCTCGCCGAGAACACCGTGCTGGGCCCGCTCAGGGCCCGGCGCACCGCCAGCATCGACCGCATCGCGACCGCGATCGGGCGCAGCGCGAAGCGTCCGGAGCGACTGGGTTCGCTGGCCCCGTGCAGCATGCGTGCCGACGACGACCCGCCGGAGCCCTCGCAGGACCCGTCGCAGGACCCGTCACAGGCCCCCTCGCAGGATCCCGGGAACGGCGGCGACGGCAACGGTGACGGCCGGGACCCGGCCCCGAGCGGCAACGGCCCCGAGGACTCCGACTTCGTCGACATCCAGTCCGTCCAGCCCGATGCCGGCAGGCCCGCCCGGCTGCGCGGCGCCTCGCGCGGCACCTTCACCACCGAGTGCGGGCGCAACGAGAACGGGAAGTTCAACCCGGACAACGTCATCGCCGCGCCCGGCGTGAGCAACGGCGCCCACCACATGCACGACTACGTCGGCAACCAGGCCACGGACGCCTTCGCGGGCGACGACGAGCTGGCCGCCGGGGACACCACCTGCCGCAATCAGGGCGACCGCTCCACGTACTACTGGCCCGTGCTCCGGCTGCAGAACGGGGCGGACGAGAACGACGCGGACGCCGACGGCGGGGGCAGGGACCAGAACACCGGGGAGATCCAGACGCCCGCCCAGGTGACGCTGAAGTTCACCGGGAACCCCACCGGCAAGGTCACGGCCATGCCGCGCTTCCTGCGCATCATCACCGGTGACGCCAAGGCCTTCACCAACGGCGACGCCAACGCCAACGCCTCCTGGAGCTGCACCGGCTTCGAGGACCGGCAGCTGAAGGACAAGTACCCGATCTGCCCGCAGGGCAGCCAGGTCGTCCGCTCCTTCGCCTTCCAGAGCTGCCGGGACGGGCAGAACACCGACAGCGCCAACCACCGCACCCATGTGGCGTTCGCCCAGGACGACGGGCGGTGCCCCGAGGGCTTCCGGGCCATTCCGCAGCTGGTCCAGCGCATCGTCTACGACGTGCCGCCGGGGCCCGGGTTCGCCGTCGACTCCTTCCCGGAGCAGCTGCACAAGCCCGTCACGGACCACGGTGACTTCATCAACGTCTTCGACGCCAGGCTGATGCGGAAAGTGGTGAGCTGCATCAATTCCGGGCGCACATGCCGCTGA
- a CDS encoding PDR/VanB family oxidoreductase, whose protein sequence is MPRSLPLPRLRTVAAVAGAALLARRAMRRRIEKSPLWPLPALDEPISGRSQRRSTTGRRLLVTERTSPADGVVQLRLEGPDLPPWEPGAHLDLVLPSGLVRQYSLCGDPADTGTYTVATRLAEDGRGGSREVHTALHEGGEVEVRGPRNRFPLTDAPAYLLVAGGIGITPVLPMLRRLAAEGADWRLLYGGRSRATMPFLAEIEKLGTDGDRVTVVPQDEAGHPDIAAALADTAEGTAVYCCGPEPLMDAVSAALPPGRTLHLERFSAAGAEQTGAVPFEVELRRSGRTVPVAADQSVLAAVRAELPHVSYSCEQGFCGTCQQRVLEGEVEHRDDLLTDAERDGSMLICVSRCRGGRLVLDL, encoded by the coding sequence ATGCCGCGTTCCCTTCCCCTGCCCCGTCTGCGTACCGTCGCCGCGGTCGCCGGTGCCGCGCTGCTCGCCCGGCGGGCGATGCGCCGGCGCATCGAGAAGTCCCCGCTGTGGCCGCTGCCCGCGCTGGACGAGCCCATATCGGGCCGGTCGCAGCGCCGTTCCACCACCGGGCGGCGGCTGCTGGTCACCGAGCGGACGAGCCCCGCCGACGGTGTCGTCCAACTCCGCCTGGAGGGACCGGACCTGCCGCCCTGGGAGCCCGGGGCCCATCTGGACCTGGTGCTGCCCTCCGGCCTGGTCCGCCAGTACTCGCTGTGCGGCGACCCGGCCGACACGGGCACCTACACCGTGGCGACCCGGCTGGCCGAGGACGGGCGCGGCGGCTCCCGCGAGGTGCACACCGCGCTCCACGAGGGCGGGGAGGTCGAGGTGCGCGGCCCGCGCAACCGCTTCCCGCTCACGGACGCCCCCGCCTACCTCCTGGTCGCGGGCGGCATCGGCATCACCCCCGTCCTGCCGATGCTGCGCAGGCTCGCGGCCGAGGGCGCCGACTGGCGGCTGCTGTACGGAGGCCGCAGCCGGGCCACCATGCCGTTCCTGGCGGAGATCGAGAAGCTGGGCACCGACGGCGACCGGGTCACGGTCGTCCCGCAGGACGAGGCGGGCCACCCGGACATCGCCGCCGCCCTCGCGGACACGGCCGAGGGCACGGCGGTCTACTGCTGCGGCCCGGAGCCCCTGATGGACGCCGTCTCGGCCGCGCTCCCGCCCGGCCGCACCCTGCATCTGGAGCGGTTCTCGGCGGCGGGCGCGGAGCAGACCGGCGCGGTCCCCTTCGAGGTGGAGCTGCGCCGCTCGGGCCGTACGGTCCCGGTCGCGGCGGACCAGTCGGTGCTGGCCGCCGTGCGGGCCGAGCTGCCGCATGTCTCGTACTCCTGCGAGCAGGGCTTCTGCGGGACGTGCCAACAGCGCGTCCTGGAGGGCGAGGTGGAGCACCGCGACGATCTGCTGACGGACGCGGAGCGGGACGGTTCGATGCTGATCTGCGTCTCGCGGTGCCGTGGCGGACGGCTGGTGCTGGACCTGTAG
- a CDS encoding isomerase, translated as MPQITVDYSAELDETFDRPGFAGALHPLIAETVSTKTAACKTRFRRVEETAVADAPAGDAIVHIDIALLPGRTPEVRALLTESVLELLAAHIRPDAGLTLHLSAETRDLDPSYRKR; from the coding sequence ATGCCGCAGATCACCGTCGACTACTCCGCCGAGCTCGACGAGACCTTCGACCGCCCCGGTTTCGCCGGCGCGCTGCACCCGCTGATCGCCGAGACGGTCAGCACGAAGACCGCCGCCTGCAAGACGCGCTTCCGCCGGGTCGAGGAGACCGCGGTGGCGGACGCGCCCGCCGGTGACGCGATCGTGCACATCGACATCGCGCTGCTGCCCGGCCGCACCCCCGAGGTCCGGGCCCTGCTCACCGAATCCGTGCTGGAGCTGCTGGCCGCCCACATCCGGCCGGACGCCGGGCTCACCCTCCACCTCTCGGCGGAGACGCGCGACCTGGACCCCTCCTACCGCAAGCGCTGA
- a CDS encoding response regulator transcription factor, producing MRVVLAEDLFLLRDGLVRMLEAYDFEIAAAVETGPELTRALAELQPDVAVVDVRLPPSHTDEGLQCALAARKARPGLPVLVLSQHVEQLYARELLADGNGAIGYLLKDRVFDADQFIDAVRRVAAGGTAMDPQVISQLLSRRSQDKPMGGLTPREREVMELMAQGRSNAAIASQMVITERAVAKHTSNIFGKLGLPPSDDDNRRVLAVLAYLDRG from the coding sequence TTGCGAGTTGTCCTAGCCGAAGATCTCTTCCTGCTGCGCGACGGCCTGGTCCGCATGCTGGAGGCGTACGACTTCGAGATCGCGGCCGCCGTCGAGACCGGGCCCGAATTGACCAGAGCCCTGGCCGAGTTGCAGCCGGACGTCGCCGTCGTCGACGTCCGGCTTCCGCCGTCCCACACGGACGAGGGGCTGCAGTGCGCCCTCGCGGCCCGGAAGGCGAGACCCGGTCTGCCGGTGCTCGTACTGTCCCAGCACGTGGAGCAGTTGTACGCGCGCGAGCTGCTGGCGGACGGCAACGGGGCGATCGGCTATCTGCTCAAGGACCGGGTCTTCGACGCCGACCAGTTCATCGACGCGGTGCGCCGGGTCGCGGCGGGCGGCACGGCGATGGACCCGCAGGTGATCTCGCAGCTGCTGTCGCGGCGCTCCCAGGACAAGCCGATGGGCGGGCTGACGCCCCGGGAGCGCGAGGTCATGGAGCTGATGGCCCAGGGCCGGTCGAACGCGGCGATCGCCTCGCAGATGGTGATCACGGAGCGGGCGGTGGCCAAGCACACCTCGAACATCTTCGGGAAGCTCGGCCTGCCGCCGTCCGACGACGACAACCGCCGCGTTCTCGCGGTACTCGCGTATCTGGACCGGGGCTAG
- a CDS encoding alpha-L-fucosidase, translating to MARRTHVLSALALAAAAALVPVQATAQQPAPHRHAPCDAPVRPASQMTVEACDSPDRIIEKAANTVPTKGQLAWQQREVTAFTHFGMNTFTDREWGSGTEDEKLFAPETIDADQWMRAYKAAGVEQVMLTVKHHDGFVLYPSRYTDHSVALSPGSPDVVAAYVKAARKAGLKVGLYLSPSDGAELPHAWHAEWVEKIRAKQAEGQPLSLPERMALEDGDRAPAGRGRFGNGSAVTERTIPTLVPGDDRAARVKSGKLPTFKVKADDYDAYYLNQLYEIFTHYGPVEELWLDGANPWSGSGITQKYDVKQWFDMVKALSPDTVVFQGPQGVRWVGNESGVARETEWSVTPHLTDPWTGLGSLPNDSTDPDIGSRARLLQPDVRYLQWYPAEADVSNRPGWFYHQDEQPKNAAQLMDLYEKSVGRNASLLLNVPPAPDGRIAEADIASLTAFGAEVRRVYGTDVRRQGPGPYTFDRVAVREDTRHGQRVERFAVEARTGGSWHRIAEGTTIGRERILPLPEAVTASAVRVKVLESRAKPYLGATTLHLAGTPAGADTP from the coding sequence ATGGCACGACGCACCCATGTGCTCAGCGCGCTCGCACTGGCGGCCGCCGCCGCGCTCGTCCCCGTACAGGCGACGGCGCAGCAGCCGGCGCCGCATCGTCACGCCCCGTGCGACGCGCCCGTGAGACCCGCCTCGCAGATGACGGTCGAGGCGTGCGACAGCCCGGACCGGATCATCGAGAAGGCGGCGAACACCGTCCCCACCAAGGGGCAGCTCGCCTGGCAGCAGCGCGAGGTCACCGCCTTCACGCACTTCGGGATGAACACCTTCACCGACCGCGAATGGGGCTCGGGCACCGAGGACGAGAAGCTCTTCGCCCCCGAGACCATCGACGCCGACCAGTGGATGCGCGCGTACAAGGCCGCCGGTGTCGAACAGGTCATGCTCACCGTCAAGCACCACGACGGCTTCGTCCTCTACCCCAGCCGCTACACCGACCACTCGGTCGCCCTCAGCCCCGGCAGCCCCGATGTCGTCGCCGCCTATGTGAAGGCCGCCCGCAAGGCGGGCCTGAAGGTCGGCCTCTACCTCTCACCGTCCGACGGCGCCGAACTCCCGCACGCCTGGCACGCCGAGTGGGTCGAGAAGATCCGCGCCAAGCAGGCCGAGGGGCAGCCGCTGAGCCTGCCCGAGCGCATGGCGCTGGAGGACGGCGACCGGGCCCCGGCCGGTCGGGGCCGCTTCGGCAACGGCAGCGCCGTCACCGAGCGCACCATCCCCACCCTCGTCCCCGGCGACGACCGCGCCGCCCGGGTGAAGAGCGGCAAGCTGCCCACCTTCAAGGTGAAGGCCGACGACTACGACGCGTACTACCTCAACCAGCTGTACGAGATCTTCACCCACTACGGCCCCGTCGAGGAGCTGTGGCTCGACGGCGCCAACCCCTGGTCCGGCTCCGGCATCACTCAGAAGTACGACGTCAAGCAGTGGTTCGACATGGTCAAGGCGCTGTCGCCGGACACCGTCGTCTTCCAGGGCCCGCAGGGCGTGCGCTGGGTCGGCAACGAGTCCGGGGTCGCCCGCGAGACCGAGTGGAGCGTCACCCCGCACCTCACCGACCCGTGGACCGGGCTCGGCAGCCTCCCCAACGACTCGACCGACCCCGACATCGGCTCCCGCGCCCGGCTCCTGCAACCGGACGTCCGCTACCTCCAGTGGTACCCGGCCGAGGCGGACGTCTCCAACCGCCCCGGCTGGTTCTACCACCAGGACGAACAGCCCAAGAACGCGGCCCAGTTGATGGACCTGTACGAGAAGAGCGTCGGCCGCAACGCCTCGCTCCTGCTCAACGTCCCGCCCGCCCCCGACGGCCGGATCGCCGAGGCGGACATCGCCTCACTGACCGCCTTCGGCGCCGAGGTGCGCCGGGTCTACGGCACCGACGTGCGCAGGCAGGGCCCGGGGCCGTACACCTTCGACCGGGTCGCCGTCCGGGAGGACACCCGGCACGGCCAGCGGGTGGAGAGGTTCGCCGTGGAGGCCCGGACCGGCGGGAGCTGGCACCGGATCGCCGAGGGCACCACCATCGGCCGTGAACGCATCCTGCCGCTCCCCGAAGCGGTGACCGCGTCCGCGGTCCGCGTCAAGGTGCTGGAATCCAGGGCGAAGCCGTACCTCGGCGCCACGACCCTGCACCTCGCCGGTACACCCGCCGGGGCCGACACGCCCTAG